In a genomic window of Panthera tigris isolate Pti1 chromosome D4, P.tigris_Pti1_mat1.1, whole genome shotgun sequence:
- the NMRK1 gene encoding nicotinamide riboside kinase 1 isoform X1 → MKTFVVGISGVTNGGKTTLAKNLQKHLPNCSIVSQDDFFKPESEIETDANGFLQYDVLEALNMEKMMSTISCWMESQGQSLASTDSGSAEEIPILIVEGFLLFNYKPLDTLWNRSYFLTIPYEECKRRRSIKFPVCFDSTRVYEPPDTPGYFDGHVWPMYLKHRREMEKITWEIVYLDGTKSEEDVFKEVYEDLIQELAKQKCLHVTT, encoded by the exons atgaaaacatttgtCGTGGGAATCAGTGG tgtGACAAATGGCGGGAAGACAACACTGGCTAAGAATTTGCAGAAACACCTCCCAAACTGCAGTATTGTATCTCAGGATGATTTCTTTAAG CCAGAGTCTGAGATAGAGACAGACGCAAATGGATTTCTGCAGTATGACG TTCTTGAAGCGCTCAATATGGAGAAAATGATGTCCACCATTTCCTGCTGGATGGAAAGCCAAGGACAGTCCCTGGCATCAACAGACTCTGGAAGTGCCGAGGAAATTCCCATATTGATCGTCGAAGGCTTCCTTCTCTTTAATTATAA GCCCCTCGACACACTATGGAACAGAAGCTACTTTCTGACCATTCCGTATGAAGAAtgtaagaggaggaggag TATAAAGTTTCCTGTGTGTTTTGATAGTACGAGAGTCTACGAGCCTCCAGACACCCCAGGGTATTTTGATGGCCACGTGTGGCCCATGTATCTAAAGCACAGACGAGAAATGGAGAAGATCACGTGGGAGATTG tTTACCTAGATGGAACAAAATCTGAAGAGGACGTCTTTAAAGAAGTGTATGAAGATCTAATACAAGAACTAGCAAAGCAAAAGT GTTTGCACGTGACAACGTAA
- the NMRK1 gene encoding nicotinamide riboside kinase 1 isoform X2, translated as MKTFVVGISGVTNGGKTTLAKNLQKHLPNCSIVSQDDFFKPESEIETDANGFLQYDVLEALNMEKMMSTISCWMESQGQSLASTDSGSAEEIPILIVEGFLLFNYKPLDTLWNRSYFLTIPYEECKRRRSTRVYEPPDTPGYFDGHVWPMYLKHRREMEKITWEIVYLDGTKSEEDVFKEVYEDLIQELAKQKCLHVTT; from the exons atgaaaacatttgtCGTGGGAATCAGTGG tgtGACAAATGGCGGGAAGACAACACTGGCTAAGAATTTGCAGAAACACCTCCCAAACTGCAGTATTGTATCTCAGGATGATTTCTTTAAG CCAGAGTCTGAGATAGAGACAGACGCAAATGGATTTCTGCAGTATGACG TTCTTGAAGCGCTCAATATGGAGAAAATGATGTCCACCATTTCCTGCTGGATGGAAAGCCAAGGACAGTCCCTGGCATCAACAGACTCTGGAAGTGCCGAGGAAATTCCCATATTGATCGTCGAAGGCTTCCTTCTCTTTAATTATAA GCCCCTCGACACACTATGGAACAGAAGCTACTTTCTGACCATTCCGTATGAAGAAtgtaagaggaggaggag TACGAGAGTCTACGAGCCTCCAGACACCCCAGGGTATTTTGATGGCCACGTGTGGCCCATGTATCTAAAGCACAGACGAGAAATGGAGAAGATCACGTGGGAGATTG tTTACCTAGATGGAACAAAATCTGAAGAGGACGTCTTTAAAGAAGTGTATGAAGATCTAATACAAGAACTAGCAAAGCAAAAGT GTTTGCACGTGACAACGTAA